In the genome of Armatimonadota bacterium, one region contains:
- the tpiA gene encoding triose-phosphate isomerase, translated as MARTPLVAGNWKMHKTTREAAALVEALKPLVAPVQGVDIVLCPPFTALQEVGRLVAGTALELGAQNMHWEPRGPFTGEVAAPMLWELGCTYVILGHSERRAHFGETDEMVRRKVAAAFAHELIPILCVGETLEERDAGRTEAVVARQLRAAVEGIGPDEAAALVVAYEPVWAIGTGRPATGQEGNRMAGLIRGWLAEWFGDAAAQMRVLYGGSLTPDNAAEFFTQPEVDGGLVGGASLEAESFARIVLAAVPAL; from the coding sequence ATGGCGCGGACGCCGCTCGTGGCCGGCAACTGGAAGATGCACAAGACCACGCGGGAGGCGGCGGCGCTGGTCGAGGCCCTCAAGCCGCTCGTCGCGCCGGTGCAGGGCGTCGACATCGTCCTGTGCCCGCCCTTCACGGCGCTGCAGGAGGTCGGCCGGCTCGTCGCCGGCACGGCGCTGGAGCTGGGCGCCCAGAACATGCACTGGGAACCGCGCGGGCCCTTCACCGGCGAGGTGGCCGCGCCCATGCTCTGGGAGCTGGGGTGCACCTACGTGATCCTCGGCCACTCCGAGCGGCGGGCCCACTTCGGGGAGACCGACGAGATGGTGCGGCGCAAGGTGGCCGCCGCCTTCGCCCACGAGCTCATCCCCATCCTCTGTGTGGGGGAGACCCTGGAGGAGCGGGACGCGGGGCGCACGGAGGCGGTGGTGGCGCGGCAGCTGCGGGCGGCCGTGGAGGGGATCGGCCCCGATGAGGCCGCGGCGCTGGTGGTGGCCTACGAGCCAGTGTGGGCCATCGGCACCGGCCGCCCGGCCACTGGCCAGGAGGGGAACCGCATGGCCGGGCTCATCCGGGGATGGCTGGCGGAGTGGTTCGGGGACGCGGCGGCCCAGATGCGGGTCCTCTACGGGGGGAGCCTTACCCCCGACAACGCCGCGGAGTTCTTCACCCAGCCCGAGGTGGACGGGGGCCTGGTGGGCGGGGCCAGCCTGGAGGCGGAGAGCTTCGCCCGCATCGTGCTGGCCGCGGTCCCGGCCCTGTAG